One region of Bacteroidota bacterium genomic DNA includes:
- the lpxD gene encoding UDP-3-O-(3-hydroxymyristoyl)glucosamine N-acyltransferase → MQITAKILAELTGGELVGNEYAVVKGVSKIDQSEPETLSFFANPKYENFLYTCKSSVVLVAKNFNPQQTITTTLIKVDDPYAAFTNLLEQYHQQQLPSYEGISEKASVHQSAVLGNHIYIGDFAVIEEGATIADGAMIYPQTYIGKNVKIGSGTIIYPGVKIYYNCEIGNNCIVHAGTIIGSDGFGHAPQPDRTYKKVPQMGNVIIYNNVEIGANCTIDRATMGSTIIKDGVKLDNLIQVAHNCEIGENTVIAALTGISGSSKLGQQCVIGGQVGFVGHVNIANGTQIGAQSGIMKDITEEKKAWIGSPIYELRESFKMQAAYRNLPEMAKRINELERIIKKLNEQL, encoded by the coding sequence ATGCAGATAACCGCAAAAATATTAGCAGAACTCACAGGTGGTGAGCTTGTTGGCAATGAGTATGCGGTGGTAAAGGGTGTTTCAAAAATCGACCAAAGCGAACCTGAAACCCTCAGCTTTTTCGCAAACCCCAAATACGAAAACTTTTTGTATACCTGCAAATCGTCAGTAGTTTTGGTGGCTAAGAACTTTAATCCACAACAAACGATTACTACTACCTTAATTAAGGTGGATGACCCTTATGCTGCCTTTACAAATTTATTGGAGCAATACCATCAACAACAGTTGCCAAGCTATGAAGGCATCAGCGAAAAAGCCTCAGTGCACCAAAGTGCTGTATTGGGAAATCATATATATATTGGCGATTTTGCCGTGATAGAAGAAGGAGCTACAATTGCTGATGGTGCAATGATTTATCCGCAAACATATATAGGCAAAAATGTAAAAATAGGTTCTGGAACTATTATATATCCAGGTGTAAAAATATATTATAATTGTGAGATAGGAAACAACTGTATAGTGCATGCAGGAACTATTATAGGATCGGATGGTTTTGGTCATGCACCACAACCCGACAGGACCTATAAAAAAGTACCGCAGATGGGAAATGTTATCATATATAATAACGTAGAGATAGGTGCAAATTGTACGATAGACAGAGCCACCATGGGCAGCACAATTATAAAAGACGGCGTGAAATTGGACAACTTGATACAAGTGGCACATAATTGTGAGATAGGCGAAAACACAGTAATTGCAGCATTGACCGGGATTTCGGGCAGCTCCAAGTTGGGGCAGCAGTGTGTGATAGGCGGGCAAGTAGGATTTGTGGGCCATGTGAACATAGCAAACGGCACACAGATAGGAGCCCAATCGGGTATTATGAAAGATATAACCGAAGAGAAAAAAGCATGGATAGGTTCGCCTATATATGAATTACGTGAGTCTTTCAAAATGCAGGCAGCCTATAGAAATTTGCCCGAAATGGCAAAAAGAATCAATGAACTTGAAAGGATAATTAAAAAATTAAACGAACAGCTATAA